Proteins from one Mugil cephalus isolate CIBA_MC_2020 chromosome 15, CIBA_Mcephalus_1.1, whole genome shotgun sequence genomic window:
- the si:ch211-215c18.3 gene encoding uncharacterized protein si:ch211-215c18.3 isoform X1: MLLGYAGYYRYTHAIVKVIDLIGQTTDMELHLFVTTCLLFGKIMMTHQTHMNSVYTFLFAPRGPQMFPCLTYLERNVRVDCEFPPTYQIPGPYCEYRQDSRLVGSTYPNAVIYVSTEDRRRSNVSLVAPNLCRLTWAPLADEKPYTYTCRVYQGNSWKENSMAVHQRILPICSAISVMFKSAPWFLSLVMSLPVAVGLLSP, from the exons ATGCTATTAGGCTATGCAGGTTATTACAGGTACACGCAT GCAATAGTGAAGGTTATTGATCTGATCGGACAGACAACAGACATGGAGCTGCACCTATTCGTCACCACCTGTCTCCTCTTTGGCAAAATAATGATGACGCATCAAACTCACA TGAACTCAGTATACACGTTTCTGTTCGCTCCACGTGGGCCTCAGATGTTTCCATGTCTAACTTACCTGGAGAGAAATGTTAGGGTGGACTGCGAGTTCCCTCCCACATATCAGATCCCCGGCCCCTACTGTGAGTATCGGCAGGACAGCCGGCTGGTGGGCAGCACCTACCCCAACGCTGTCATCTACGTATCCACGGAGGACCGCAGGAGGAGCAACGTCAGCCTGGTCGCTCCCAATCTGTGCCGCCTCACCTGGGCCCCGCTGGCTGACGAGAAGCCTTACACCTACACCTGTAGGGTTTATCAGGGCAACAGCTGGAAGGAGAACAGCATGGCGGTTCACCAAA GGATTCTTCCAATCTGCTCTGCGATCAGTGTTATGTTCAAGTCAGCGCCATGGTTTTTGTCGctggtgatgtcacttcctgtagCTGTGGGTCTTCTGAGTCCTTGA
- the si:ch211-215c18.3 gene encoding uncharacterized protein si:ch211-215c18.3 isoform X2 — MELHLFVTTCLLFGKIMMTHQTHMNSVYTFLFAPRGPQMFPCLTYLERNVRVDCEFPPTYQIPGPYCEYRQDSRLVGSTYPNAVIYVSTEDRRRSNVSLVAPNLCRLTWAPLADEKPYTYTCRVYQGNSWKENSMAVHQRILPICSAISVMFKSAPWFLSLVMSLPVAVGLLSP, encoded by the exons ATGGAGCTGCACCTATTCGTCACCACCTGTCTCCTCTTTGGCAAAATAATGATGACGCATCAAACTCACA TGAACTCAGTATACACGTTTCTGTTCGCTCCACGTGGGCCTCAGATGTTTCCATGTCTAACTTACCTGGAGAGAAATGTTAGGGTGGACTGCGAGTTCCCTCCCACATATCAGATCCCCGGCCCCTACTGTGAGTATCGGCAGGACAGCCGGCTGGTGGGCAGCACCTACCCCAACGCTGTCATCTACGTATCCACGGAGGACCGCAGGAGGAGCAACGTCAGCCTGGTCGCTCCCAATCTGTGCCGCCTCACCTGGGCCCCGCTGGCTGACGAGAAGCCTTACACCTACACCTGTAGGGTTTATCAGGGCAACAGCTGGAAGGAGAACAGCATGGCGGTTCACCAAA GGATTCTTCCAATCTGCTCTGCGATCAGTGTTATGTTCAAGTCAGCGCCATGGTTTTTGTCGctggtgatgtcacttcctgtagCTGTGGGTCTTCTGAGTCCTTGA